TCTGCCTTGTCTACCTTCCTGTAACACAATACACAAACTAcagaatatatattatatagaacGCAAAGAGTCAGAGGCAGATGTGCATGGTAAATCGGACGACTTGTCTCAGGCATTAAACATCATCTCCAACAatggaagacaaaaaaaaacagcataTTACCTTGTGTAGTTGCATGATTCTATCTCTCCCAACCGTAAGTGCACGCCTTGACACTTCGATCAAATGAACCAGAGTAGAGCTCTGCAGTTCTGTGTCTGAAACATAGGGAAAAAACAGTGTTCCTGTGACCTGTAAAGACCTGTAGACACATAATCATAAAAGCTGAGACAAATTGGACCTTATGAACATGGCGATCAACTCCTCTAGTCGTCAAGTAACGACCATCAGAGTTAACAGCTAAAGCATCTACAATTACAACAAACAGTAATCATGAATACAAAATGAAACCTCTGAGCAATGGTTCCAAGACAGACCTGGAACGGAGCGGAAGCAGGAATAACCATTATTCTTTGCACAGGAAGACGTGGTGGAGGAGTGCAAACAACAACATCTTTGCCTCTCAGATGTTCCATTGGCTGCACAACAAGCTTCCATCAAGATACAAAACACGTGAAGAAGCAGCAACGGAGTGAGTTAAAGCAAGTACCTTTAAATCCAGGAGAGGCATTAGACTGATGAGGAGGTTTGAAAAGAGGCGACTGCTTAAGCTTGTAGCCAAAGCGAATGGACAGAGTGCTCAACAAGGCTCCACCTGCGATTAGGATCCAATTAGGCCCTCTCTGACCACAGACTTTCTCAGCTCTCTGATGCTTGGAAAAGCCGTTTCTTGGTGTACTCattgtaagtaaaaaaaaatgtctctATCATCAAAACATAACCTACATCCACCGAATGCAAGAACACAACAGTATCATCaccagagaaaaagagagagagacaaacaaTCCTCATCTACAGTCCACAAACCGACAAACAGTTACCAAAGGAATCAAAAAGCAAAAGGACAGTCCAGGAAGAGTAATCAATATGTTGACGCCATGATTAGAGAAGAGGATTAAAAGTCTCCTCCTTTATCCCCGAAACGGCAAATATAAAAGCATAATGATACTTGACTTGAACATGAagctaaaacattaaaattattaataaaaaaattagcatTAATGTTATTGATAAGAGGCAATTAATTGCTAATCCCCTAGAACAACACTAAACATCGCAATCAAGAACATAGAAGAGAAGAGTATAATCGCAAATATGAACGAACctcataagaaaaaaatggagatTAGAGCTCTATAATCGCAAGATATATTGATTTCAGTAAACATACACAAGGAATAAGGTCCAATTTATCAGACCACCACCATTCTCCTCTGATTGTTacaaaagagaaataaaaaacaGAGAAGAATTGAGATGAAAGGAAAAagaattgaatctgatgaaATGAGGAAAGAGGAGAGAAGAGGACGAACAATGGAAGGAGATGGAGAGAGAGTGGAGGAAGCTAAAGCTAGACTTATTACCGAACTCCAGCTTCTGTAAGAGACGAGGAGAAGATGTGGAGAAGGAAAGAAAAGACAGTGACTGATTGACACGTGGTCTGAACCGCTTCATACAAGTTCACTACTAAGGATCGGTTCAATgaattaaaatcattttttatttttttaaatcaattctGGCCTAGGAACTTGAGCCCATGAACCCCATTACATCCTCTAATGCGCCTGCTCTAAGTAAAGAGACTTTAGACAGGTTCATTACGCAGATGTGATAAAGAGATGGATGTAAAGTTGTTTTGAATAAAGTTAACCAAAACATAACTAGTGACCACACTCCATGTTAGAGTATATGCAGAAATGGATCCCAACAACGAAAAGCAAAGGAAAAAATGCGGCATAGTATAACAATAATCAAGGTTTTTAGATACCAGTCACATGTTATGTTGATAATTCTTATTAAAAGGGTTCGTtaataattaaagaaaataaataaagctgTGTAACAATGATGTCATTACCATTTCCATTTCCATTTGTAGTCTTCAGCCTCAAAGCTCTCAGGTTCATCATATCTCTCTATAGCATGCAGTGCCGGCCCTTAATATAAAGTGGCTTAAAAAGCACACAAACAAGATGTGGCCTTCTGGAAAAAAGCTAAAATGGATTCCACAAGATTTacatgaaaagaaataaaatgatgTAATAAAATACACGTTAcacaaaaggagagagagacgagaTAGATTAAAAGTgtcaaaaacagagaaaaataaCTCATAGAAAAGCTTGATTAGAGAGATCATGATCAAAGAAGACATATGTAACCAAATGATTAACCCTATGTGGCCCTGTAAATAGAATCTATTGTTGTGGCTTGAAGCATATGCTTCATTTTCCTTACAGGAGGGGCGGGACGGGACTGACAGCATGCTGTGTAAGAATTGAGAAAGACTCTATGATAGCATGCGTTGGCTAGGCATCCGGTTTAAAAGCAAAAAAGATTCAGTATTTCTATTCCGGTTTATCcgtttattttggttttatatggTTTAATCTTAAATGATGGGTTTTCAATTAAACCGGGAAATCGGTCTTGTTacctgttcaaaaaaaaaaaaacaagactgATTTCCCGGTTTGACTGAAAACCCGTCATTTAAGATTAAACCatgtaaaaccaaaataaacgGTCTTGTATTGTTAAACTTTCCGACACTCATGGCCACGTGGCTCGACAAGGAATATCTCCGACCACCGTGGTCTCTCCTGTATTCCAGACCTCTGCTTTTCTCTTTCCCCTTCGGTAtgttcagaagaaaaaaaaaacaaaaagaaaagaatcaacGAACGAGAAAGCAGTTAAAGTGATTAAGTACGATGGCGACAGAGACGTCGACGCAATCATACAGCGAGAAATGGTACTGGGACGACCGCTACACGAACGAGTCCGATCCCTTCGATTGGTACCAGAACTATCCCTCATTGTCTCCTCTCATCAATCTCTACCTCCCTCACCCCACTCACCGAGCCCTCGTCATCGGCTGCGGAAACTCAGGTACACAATTCAAATTTCACTTTTCCTTCTCTGAtcccattttttttatttcgaatCTAATCTCCCGCTGCAGCGTTCAGCGAGGGGATGGTGGATGACGGGTACGGAGATGTAGTCAACATCGATATCTCCTCTGTCGTGATCGACGCCATGAACAAGAAATACTCCGACCGTCCTCAGCTCAAATgtgcgtctctctctctctctctctctgtttacTATAATCCAATTCGAGGAGAAGGTTGTGGTCTTTTATGTGTGTTGATGATCATgtgcaaaaaacaaaaacagatttGAAGATGGATGTGCGTGATATGAAGGCGTTTCAAGATGCTTCCTTTGATGCTGTGATTGATAAAGGTATCATCTTTTATTacatgtttgattccatgtttCATGCAGTAATAACattgtgtgtttgtgtttttcAGGAACCTTAGACTCCATTTTGGTGAGTGAGTTTCTCTCTTTACTTATGCTGATTTTGTTAATGAAAGTCTGatccttttttcattttttagtgtGGGAGCAACTCTAGGCAACACTCAACGCAAATGCTTGAGGAGGTTTGGaggtaaattaattatatatccaCAAATCTATGCTATTAATGTGTATAATGAAACTGTTGATGAATAACTATAGGGTACTCAAGGATAAAGGAGTCTACATCCTGGTAACAATCTTCGTTATGATTATGTGTGTGTTCTGTTTGTTTAAACTTTAATGCatcatattgattttttttagataaGTTATCTGCCAGATTACATATGGAGCGCCGAACTACCGTCTTCGGCTGTTTAAAGAATCATCATGCTCTTGGACAACCAAACTCCATGTGATAGGTACAGAAACTATCAGTTAATTCGTGTCTTGTAATAATACTTGTGGATAAAAATTCCATTCTCTTTGCTGTTCTGCAGACAAAAGTTTGACAGGTCAACCATTAGAAACGCCAAAGTGGGAACTGACAAAACCCATTCCTCTAGATGACGAGGGAAGTTCAGTGGAATCTGCAATTGGCAAAAGCCCTGATGTCCACTACATTTACGTATGTATCAAGGTGTGTAGTTTGATGCTTCCAACCACATTGCTTGCTTAGTAACCCACTCTTACAGACTCGGTATGTCTTTGTTCTTTTGAAAATGGTCTTTATCTCAGGATGAAGCGTTAAAGACGGAGACAGATGCAGCCTGAAGTCATGAGGATCATCTTTTTGTGATCTTTGCTTCGGACATATAGGTCCTACATGGACTGAGTTTTGTCTTTGTTGTATTAATGTGCAAGAGTAAAGACACGGTGATATCTTGGGTTCATGTTTACTCCATAACTAGAAGAGGAACaaaagttaatatatattattttaacaatGAGAAATGGTTGTCAAGTAAAAGATCGAGTTCTTTTCCATATTCTTGGTTTTAGGCCACATGCAATAGACAATGCAGCCGCTTTTGAAGTATTATGCATATCCTTATTGTCTGTGGAGCACGTTCGTTACTGGCCATCGCGGACTGTTAGTTCAAGTTCAGCTAATCTCCTCAGCAAGTTGCTCTTTGTCATTCTGAAAATGGAAGATAGAATCAGTGAGTTAAGAAAAACAATACAATGAAATGTATAGATAGACACGTTTCATTTTGCATAGAGAGTAATTGAAGTCGCTCTTGTAGTTGGTCCAAGGATATCTATGTTTCAAGAACATTTGTATCCTTCTTGTTCAACTCTGAAATGCACATGTCCACAAAATTGCATGAAGATCCCAAAAAAGCATAACTTGATAATAATTGAGTACTTCGACAGAAAAGAATAAACATCTTGGCTAGTGATAGAACTGTTAATATGGTTGAAGTAGAACATGGC
The Brassica napus cultivar Da-Ae chromosome A1, Da-Ae, whole genome shotgun sequence DNA segment above includes these coding regions:
- the LOC125577317 gene encoding uncharacterized protein LOC125577317 isoform X1, whose product is MSTPRNGFSKHQRAEKVCGQRGPNWILIAGGALLSTLSIRFGYKLKQSPLFKPPHQSNASPGFKANGTSERQRCCCLHSSTTSSCAKNNGYSCFRSVPDALAVNSDGRYLTTRGVDRHVHKFVYCVTGR
- the LOC106454953 gene encoding EEF1A lysine methyltransferase 4-like, which encodes MATETSTQSYSEKWYWDDRYTNESDPFDWYQNYPSLSPLINLYLPHPTHRALVIGCGNSAFSEGMVDDGYGDVVNIDISSVVIDAMNKKYSDRPQLKYLKMDVRDMKAFQDASFDAVIDKGTLDSILCGSNSRQHSTQMLEEVWRVLKDKGVYILITYGAPNYRLRLFKESSCSWTTKLHVIDKSLTGQPLETPKWELTKPIPLDDEGSSVESAIGKSPDVHYIYVCIKDEALKTETDAA
- the LOC125577317 gene encoding uncharacterized protein LOC125577317 isoform X2 encodes the protein MSTPRNGFSKHQRAEKVCGQRGPNWILIAGGALLSTLSIRFGYKLKQSPLFKPPHQSNASPGFKANGTSERQRCCCLHSSTTSSCAKNNGYSCFRSVPDALAVNSDGRYLTTRGVDRHVHKEGRQGREA